In Corythoichthys intestinalis isolate RoL2023-P3 chromosome 11, ASM3026506v1, whole genome shotgun sequence, a single genomic region encodes these proteins:
- the tmem216 gene encoding transmembrane protein 216: MAPGKQPILSSVPLQVLLYLNCWYFGAFFLADVLMFVYKGLLLPYPTNNLILDVALLVLFLGLESLRVFYGWKGNLCEHAGTTILSLLLLLPCVTLCVYFLLLQTFVLRLEFLLCSVLLCFYGLQFLLSVLALSSFARSKVF; the protein is encoded by the exons ATGGCGCCTG GTAAGCAGCCAATT CTGTCGTCGGTCCCCCTGCAAGTGCTCCTGTATCTCAACTGCTGGTACTTTGGCGCTTTCTTCCTGGCGGATGTCCTCATGTTCGTCTACAAAG GGCTTTTGCTGCCCTACCCGACGAATAATCTGATCCTGGATGTGGCGCTGCTGGTTCTCTTCCTCGGTCTGGAAAGTCTCCGGGTCTTCTACG GGTGGAAGGGCAACCTGTGCGAGCACGCGGGAACCACCATACTGTCTCTGCTCCTGCTTCTACCGTGCGTCACGCTGTGCGTCTACTTCCTGTTGCTGCAAACCTTCGTGCTGCGTCTGGAGTTCCTGCTGTGTTCGGTGTTGCTTTGCTTTTATGGACTCCAGTTCCTACTCAGCGTGCTAGCGTTGTCCAGCTTCGCCAG GTCCAAAGTTTTCTGA
- the tmed9 gene encoding transmembrane emp24 domain-containing protein 9, with protein sequence MAAVRMCSTLMTFLLLHVFYGLVPALYFHIGETEKKCFIEEIPDDTMITGNYRTQLYDKNKQEYLPATQGLGMFVEVKDPDEKVILSRQYGSEGRFTFTSHTPGEHQICLHSNSSKFSLFAGGMLRVHLDIQVGEHTNNYAEIAAKDKLSELQLRVRQLVEQVDQIQKEQNYQRFREERFRQTSESTNQRVLWWSIVQTLILVAIGIWQMRHLKSFFEAKKLV encoded by the exons ATGGCTGCCGTCAGGATGTGCTCGACTCTCATGACGTTTTTACTTCTCCACGTTTTTTACGGCCTCGTACCTGCTTTGTACTTCCACATCGGAGAAACGGAGAAGAAATGTTTCATCGAAGAAATCCCAGATGATACGATGATTACCG GCAACTACCGGACCCAGCTTTACGACAAAAACAAGCAAGAATATCTACCGGCTACTCAGGGTCTGGGCATGTTTGTGGAGGTCAAAGACCCCGATGAGAAG GTCATCCTGTCTCGACAGTACGGTTCCGAAGGGAGGTTCACCTTCACATCTCACACGCCAGGAGAGCATCAAATCTGCCTGCACTCCAACTCGTCTAAGTTCTCCCTCTTTGCGGGGGGGATGTTG AGGGTTCACCTGGACATCCAGGTGGGTGAGCACACCAACAACTACGCCGAGATCGCCGCCAAAGACAAACTGTCGGAGCTGCAGCTGCGAGTCAGGCAGCTAGTGGAGCAGGTGGACCAGATTCAGAAGGAGCAGAACTATCAGAGG TTCCGAGAGGAGCGCTTCCGTCAGACTAGCGAGAGCACCAACCAACGTGTCCTGTGGTGGTCCATTGTGCAGACCCTCATCCTGGTGGCAATCGGCATCTGGCAGATGAGACACCTTAAGAGCTTCTTCGAGGCCAAGAAGCTGGTCTAA